In Sulfuriferula nivalis, one DNA window encodes the following:
- a CDS encoding Tn3 family transposase, whose protein sequence is MPRRSILSANERESLLAIPTAGDELIRLYTFSEVDLALIRQHRGAQNRLGFAVQLCYMRYPGILLGVDAEPSAHLLNMVANELKVPREAWNDYGHQRAETRREHLLELQAAYEFQSFTTLSHYRAAVHSLGELALQIDKGIVLASVLAESLRSKGVLLPTVDVIERICAEAITRANKCIYAALSDQLTRAHRQRLDELLLHKEGSKTTKLAWLRLSPKKPNSRHMLEHIERLKSWQALDLPASVEHVVHQNRLLKIAREGGQMRAFDLAKFEPQRRYATLVALAIEGMATVIDEIIDLHDRIIGKLFNAAKNKHQQQFQASGKAINDKVCLYSRIGLALIEAKKTGADPFAAIESVLPWEDFAESVSEAQVLAQPESFDFLHRMGDGYATLRRYAPEFLNVLKLRAAPAAKDVLEAIEALRLMNSSNAKQVPADAPSKFITPRWARLVKTSNGFDRRFYELCALSELKNKLRSGDVWVQGSRQFKNFNEYLVPVEKFTTMQLADELPLAVPTDCDQYLHERLTLLESQLAKANLMALANELPDAIITTATGLKITPLDAVVPDEAQALIDQSAALLPHIKITELLMEVDGWTGFTNHFTHLKSGDVAKDKTLLMTTLLADGINLGLSKMAESCPGTTYTKLAWLQAWHIRDETYNAALANLVNTQFRQPFADHWGDGTTSSSDGQNFRVGSKAQSTGHVNPKYGSEPGRTFYTHISDQYAPFSTKVVNVGVRDSTYVLDGLLYHESDLRIEEHYTDTAGFTDHVFGLMPFVGFRFAPRIRDLGETKLFIPKGDTVYDGLKPMISGERLKIKQIRAHWDEILRLATSIKQGTVTASLMLRKLGSYPRQNGLAVALRELGRIERTLFILDWLQSVELRRRVNAGLNKGEARNALARAVFFNRLGEIRDRSFEQQRYRASGLNLVTAAIVLWNTVYLERATATLRNHGQEVDTLLLQYLSPLGWEHINLTGDYVWRSSAKIGAGKFRPLRPMPGA, encoded by the coding sequence ACCAGCGTGCCGAAACGCGGCGCGAACATCTTTTGGAACTCCAAGCCGCTTATGAATTTCAGTCGTTCACCACGTTGAGCCACTATCGGGCCGCAGTGCACAGCCTGGGTGAGCTTGCCTTGCAGATTGACAAGGGCATCGTACTGGCCAGTGTTCTGGCCGAGTCGCTGCGTAGCAAGGGGGTGTTGTTGCCCACCGTTGACGTCATTGAGCGTATTTGTGCCGAAGCCATCACCCGTGCCAACAAATGCATTTATGCGGCACTGTCAGATCAGCTGACCCGCGCCCACCGCCAGCGACTGGATGAGCTACTGTTGCACAAGGAGGGGAGCAAGACAACCAAGCTGGCCTGGCTGCGCCTATCACCCAAGAAGCCAAACTCGCGCCACATGCTGGAGCATATTGAGCGCCTGAAATCATGGCAAGCACTTGATCTGCCAGCCAGTGTTGAACACGTGGTACATCAAAACCGTCTTCTCAAAATCGCCCGAGAGGGTGGGCAAATGCGGGCCTTTGACTTGGCCAAGTTCGAGCCGCAGCGGCGCTATGCCACCTTGGTAGCGCTGGCCATTGAGGGCATGGCTACGGTCATCGACGAAATAATCGACCTGCACGACCGCATCATCGGCAAGCTGTTCAACGCAGCCAAAAACAAGCACCAGCAGCAGTTTCAGGCCTCCGGCAAAGCCATCAATGACAAGGTGTGCCTCTACAGCCGTATCGGCTTGGCGCTGATTGAAGCCAAGAAAACAGGCGCTGACCCATTCGCAGCCATTGAATCGGTGCTTCCTTGGGAAGACTTCGCCGAGAGCGTCAGCGAGGCACAAGTGCTGGCCCAGCCCGAGAGCTTTGATTTCCTGCACCGCATGGGTGATGGATATGCGACTTTGCGCCGCTATGCGCCTGAATTTCTGAATGTGCTGAAACTGCGTGCCGCGCCAGCAGCCAAAGATGTACTGGAAGCTATCGAGGCACTGCGCTTGATGAACTCCAGCAACGCTAAACAAGTGCCAGCGGACGCGCCCAGCAAATTCATCACGCCCCGCTGGGCACGGTTAGTCAAAACCAGCAATGGTTTCGACCGCCGTTTCTATGAGCTATGCGCCTTGTCGGAACTGAAGAACAAGCTGCGTTCAGGTGATGTGTGGGTGCAAGGTTCTCGCCAATTCAAGAACTTCAATGAGTACCTTGTCCCTGTCGAGAAGTTCACCACAATGCAACTGGCCGACGAATTGCCGCTGGCCGTGCCAACTGACTGTGACCAGTACCTCCATGAGCGGTTGACGCTGCTGGAATCCCAGCTTGCCAAGGCCAACTTGATGGCGCTAGCCAACGAGTTGCCGGACGCCATCATCACCACAGCCACGGGTTTGAAGATCACGCCACTGGACGCGGTAGTACCCGATGAGGCACAAGCCCTGATAGACCAGTCGGCGGCACTGCTGCCCCACATCAAGATTACCGAGCTGCTGATGGAGGTCGATGGGTGGACTGGCTTTACCAACCACTTCACCCACCTGAAGTCCGGCGACGTAGCCAAAGACAAAACATTGTTGATGACAACCCTCCTGGCTGACGGTATTAACCTGGGGTTGTCCAAGATGGCCGAGTCCTGCCCTGGCACCACCTACACCAAGCTAGCTTGGCTGCAAGCCTGGCACATCCGCGATGAAACCTACAACGCCGCCTTGGCCAACCTGGTGAATACCCAATTCCGGCAACCTTTTGCCGACCACTGGGGGGATGGCACCACGTCCTCATCGGACGGACAAAACTTCCGGGTAGGCAGCAAGGCCCAAAGCACCGGCCATGTCAATCCAAAGTACGGCTCGGAACCGGGGCGCACCTTCTACACCCATATCTCCGACCAGTACGCACCGTTCAGCACCAAGGTGGTCAATGTCGGGGTGCGCGACTCCACCTATGTGCTGGATGGCTTGCTGTACCACGAGTCGGACTTGCGGATCGAGGAGCACTACACCGACACAGCAGGTTTCACCGATCACGTCTTTGGCCTGATGCCCTTCGTAGGCTTTCGGTTCGCGCCGCGCATCCGTGACTTAGGCGAGACCAAGCTCTTCATTCCGAAAGGCGACACCGTCTATGACGGTCTCAAACCGATGATCAGCGGTGAGCGATTGAAGATCAAGCAGATTCGTGCCCATTGGGATGAAATCCTACGGCTCGCCACATCCATCAAGCAAGGCACCGTGACAGCTTCGCTGATGCTGCGAAAGCTAGGCAGTTACCCACGACAAAACGGTTTGGCGGTGGCACTGCGTGAGTTGGGCCGCATTGAGCGCACGCTGTTTATTCTGGACTGGTTGCAAAGCGTGGAGTTGCGCCGCCGCGTCAATGCCGGACTGAACAAGGGAGAGGCGCGTAACGCGCTGGCCAGGGCTGTGTTCTTCAACCGACTGGGCGAAATCCGCGACCGCAGCTTTGAGCAGCAGCGTTACCGGGCTAGTGGTTTGAACCTGGTCACGGCGGCCATCGTTTTGTGGAATACGGTCTACCTGGAGCGGGCCACAGCCACTTTGCGGAACCATGGCCAGGAGGTGGACACCTTGCTATTGCAATACCTGTCGCCACTGGGCTGGGAGCACATCAACCTGACGGGCGATTACGTCTGGCGCTCCAGCGCTAAGATCGGGGCAGGTAAGTTCAGGCCGTTGCGGCCGATGCCTGGGGCTTAA
- a CDS encoding type II toxin-antitoxin system RelE/ParE family toxin, translated as MISHTQFVVIYRVKLKEKRIEILRVLHSSQAWP; from the coding sequence ATAATTAGCCACACCCAATTTGTGGTGATCTATCGCGTTAAGCTAAAGGAAAAGCGCATAGAGATATTGCGCGTTTTACACTCATCCCAGGCA